ATAAAAGAATCAGTTTTTTCTATCAACAATTATTCACAGGAGAAATTTTTACTACAGAAAGTAATTCTAAAGATTTTATGCTTCCTAGTTTTTTTGTTGGAAACCTTGGAGGAGATTATAGAATTACAAAAAACATAAAAAAAGAAATTACGATTGGTTTTAAAATTAATAATGTGTTCGACAAAAATTATGTTACGCAACCAAGAAGACCAATGCCAAACAGAAACTTTAATTTAAATATAAACTATAAATTTTAAACAATGAGAATTAATAAATTACTAGCAGCCTTAGTATTTGGAGCAATTGCATTTACTTCATGTACAGATGACTCACCAAGTTTACCAAGAGGTGATTATGATGGAGGAGTATTAATTAGTGGAGAAGGTAGTGGTGCTGGTACAGGTTCTGTTTCTTTTGTATCTGATGATTATGAAACTGCAGAAAATACAATTTACAAAAAAGTAAATTCGACAGAATTAGGAACTTATTTACAATCAATGGCTTTTGATACTGATAACGCTTTTATTGTTGTAGATAACCAGAACACGATTACTGTTGTTGATCGATATTCATTTATAAAAGAAGCTACAATTTCTGAAGAACTAGCAACTCCTAGGTTTATGACAGTTGCAGATAACAAAGGGTATGTTACAAACTGGGGTACAACGGAAGCTTATGTTGCTGTTTACGATCTTACTAGTTATGATTTTATCAAGAAAATAAACATTGGTAGTGGGCCAGAAAGAATTATTGAAAGTAATGGAAAATTATATGTTTCTCACAAAGGAGGTTGGGGATCTAATAATATAATTTCTGTAATTGATATTGCCACAGAAGGTGTAGAAGAAATTACTGTAAGCGATAAACCAGATGAAATGTTCTTTAATAACAATGGACAATTAGTTGTTTTATCAGAAGGAGCTGTTCAATATGATGCTAGCTGGAGTGTTATTGGTAATACAATAGGAAGTATTATTACAATAAATGTTTCTAACAATACAATTGTTAGTGAATTAGATTTTGCAAGTGGAGAACATCCTTCTTTAATGGTATTAGAAAATAATACAATTTATTATGCTTTAAGTGGTAAAATTTATTCTATAGACGTAGATGCTACTAGTTTATCTACTACAGAAATAGTTACTGCAGAAGGTTATTTATACGGAATTGAAGTAGAAGGTAATTCATTATTTACTTTAAACGCAAGTTTTACTGATGAAAGCACGCTTAATGTGTTTGATATTACTACTAAAGTAAAGACTCAAACGAAGTCTGTTGCAATAGGAGCTTCAAAAATATATTTTAATTAAGAAAAATCTTTTGAAAAAGGAAAGTATGTGACGTCCTGAAATAGCGTTACAAAGTTAATAAACTAAAGGTAGTGATTTTATATCACTGCCTTTTTTGATTTTATTGATGCATTTGATTAGGAGTGAGCATATAATTAGATAAATGTTGCCTAAAATTATTGTATATTTTTATATCATTTTGCACTATCTTTTTTTTAATTTTGTATTATACTAATCAATATTGAATTCTTGTTTTATTATTCCATTTATTCTTTCTGTAATTGTATTTTCATAAGAATCATATTGTTCAGCTATTCTTGGTATTATTTTATTCTTATCTAATAATATTGACATCCCATTTCTGATTGTCTATTGATAATCAAAGTTACTAGACTCTTTTAATCAAGTGAGAATAGTAGAAGCAGTATTGAATTCCGTACTTATTTAAAGCTCTTGTTATGGTTAATAATCATTGTTATATTTCTTGAACAATCTGTAGTTTTAAACTTAAACTGTAATCCTTTTGTGTTTGCTTTTTGTAATTTGAATCTTGTATCTCAATAAGTAAATAGTGTTAAATGTGACACTATTTCAGGTCGAGACGATTTATAAAGTAAAAACTCGTTCAAGAAATTGAACGAGTTTTTTTATGGATTTGAGTGAGAGCGTTAGGGA
The window above is part of the Polaribacter sp. SA4-12 genome. Proteins encoded here:
- a CDS encoding YncE family protein, coding for MRINKLLAALVFGAIAFTSCTDDSPSLPRGDYDGGVLISGEGSGAGTGSVSFVSDDYETAENTIYKKVNSTELGTYLQSMAFDTDNAFIVVDNQNTITVVDRYSFIKEATISEELATPRFMTVADNKGYVTNWGTTEAYVAVYDLTSYDFIKKINIGSGPERIIESNGKLYVSHKGGWGSNNIISVIDIATEGVEEITVSDKPDEMFFNNNGQLVVLSEGAVQYDASWSVIGNTIGSIITINVSNNTIVSELDFASGEHPSLMVLENNTIYYALSGKIYSIDVDATSLSTTEIVTAEGYLYGIEVEGNSLFTLNASFTDESTLNVFDITTKVKTQTKSVAIGASKIYFN